A genomic stretch from Oreochromis niloticus isolate F11D_XX linkage group LG11, O_niloticus_UMD_NMBU, whole genome shotgun sequence includes:
- the LOC112848122 gene encoding nectin-4-like, with the protein MKICNGPSRLLVQLIYITFFPVFVAQRVEVSPEVTGYLGHDVTLHCQLIQGPTHTNIAHVQWFLLEEGGTGKKKVALIAFNSVFGVNIFESPLKERVAFNEHSLIIKDVKMKDAGSYTCEITTFPSGTFEGTTKLVVQENMPPSAGMVFTIVAAAVLLLAIIAAVAYFVHSRRRHSSARLRVVIDTNGPEIDEAQLSVTARNEDVVYSDIKLKPFRNASPSFNCKLRDSVDVDDVTYSAVIFSHKQSKPDTEYV; encoded by the exons ATGAAAATTTGCAACGGACCATCTCGCCTGCTGGTTCAGCTaatttacattacatttttccCAG TTTTTGTGGCACAAAGGGTCGAAGTCTCACCTGAAGTGACTGGATACCTTGGACATGATGTCACCCTGCATTGTCAGTTAATCCAAGGACCAACACATACCAATATTGCTCATGTTCAGTGGTTTCTCCTGGAAGAAGGAggaacaggaaaaaagaaagtcgCTCTCATTGCTTTCAACTCTGTCTTTGGAGTGAATATTTTTGAGAGTCCACTGAAGGAGAGAGTGGCATTTAATGAACATTCATTGATAATTAAGGATGTCAAAATGAAAGATGCAGGATCCTATACCTGCGAGATTACCACCTTTCCGAGTGGTACATTTGAAGGAACCACCAAACTTGTTGTTCAAG AAAACATGCCACCATCAGCAGGAATGGTTTTTACTATAGTTGCTGCTGCCGTGCTTCTGTTAGCGATCATAGCGGCCGTGGCTTATTTCGTCCACAGCAGAAG ACGACATTCATCAGCCAGGCTTCGTGTTGTCATTG ATACAAATGGTCCAGAGATAGATGAGGCCCAGCTGTCTGTAACTGCGAGAAATGAG GATGTGGTGTACTCTGATATCAAACTGAAACCATTTAGAAATGCTTCTCCTTCATTCAATTGCAAACTCAGAGACAGCGTGGATGTTGACGACGTCACGTACTCTGCAGTCATATTTTCTCATAAACAGTCCAAACCAGACACAGAGTATGTTTAG